A single window of Synechococcus sp. CBW1004 DNA harbors:
- a CDS encoding PAS domain-containing protein gives MFDLFCGPAPDRGEVAADETLPGDRLSDHEQLRLLREALSLNQEAFALSDLDQGRTFLDCSLAAHQRLGYSREEYLALGPVGLQADPEHDETWIAAHLEQMRRQPSGSFHTRHRRRDGRAIEVLVEYRVLHHRGRRLVLAVHRDRSELLQSLRRAERLHELLLDAEQLTRVGSWELIHATGELVWSAGTFRIFEATPGAFIPSYERFLAAVHPEDREMVDRAYHMSLQTRQPYQVKHRLLLADGREKVVQERGTTSFDASGAPLRSIGTVQDITQLIEYERKLERAAYIDPLTKLPNRQAALRYLQEVLQEGPQQGLEAPTSAA, from the coding sequence TTGTTCGATCTGTTTTGTGGGCCTGCTCCTGATCGGGGTGAAGTGGCGGCCGATGAGACCCTGCCCGGCGATCGCCTCAGCGACCACGAGCAGTTGCGCCTCCTGCGCGAAGCCCTGAGCCTCAACCAGGAGGCCTTTGCCCTGAGCGATCTCGATCAGGGACGCACCTTTCTGGATTGCAGCCTCGCGGCCCATCAGCGGCTGGGCTACAGCCGCGAGGAGTATCTGGCGCTTGGTCCGGTCGGTCTGCAGGCGGATCCGGAGCATGACGAGACCTGGATCGCGGCCCATCTCGAGCAGATGAGGCGTCAGCCGAGCGGATCGTTCCACACCCGCCATCGCAGACGGGATGGCCGGGCGATCGAGGTGCTGGTGGAGTACCGGGTGCTTCACCACCGCGGCCGCCGGCTGGTGCTGGCGGTGCATCGCGATCGCTCCGAACTGCTGCAGTCGCTGCGCCGGGCCGAACGGCTGCATGAGCTGCTGCTCGACGCCGAGCAGCTCACCCGGGTGGGGAGCTGGGAGTTGATCCACGCGACCGGTGAGCTCGTCTGGTCGGCGGGGACCTTCCGGATCTTCGAAGCCACCCCCGGCGCGTTCATCCCCAGCTATGAGCGCTTCCTGGCCGCGGTGCATCCGGAGGACCGGGAGATGGTGGATCGGGCCTACCACATGTCTCTGCAGACGCGTCAGCCGTATCAGGTGAAGCATCGGCTGCTTCTGGCTGACGGCCGCGAGAAGGTGGTGCAGGAGCGCGGCACCACCAGCTTCGATGCAAGCGGTGCGCCGCTGCGTTCGATCGGCACGGTGCAGGACATCACGCAGCTGATCGAGTACGAGCGGAAGCTGGAGCGGGCGGCCTACATCGATCCGCTCACCAAGCTGCCCAACCGCCAGGCGGCTCTGCGGTATCTGCAGGAGGTTCTGCAGGAGGGCCCACAGCAGGGGCTGGAGGCGCCGACCTCAGCTGCGTGA
- a CDS encoding J domain-containing protein: MGFDPRRWRPSSGSRPLTTNVEALLAENEALRREVRSLRLQLEAFLQGAPDPSGPWEPMGAPPREDPAASAEAGGAWSSSARSRASRPSWSSSEPPRSRVTVGSSHGLSPDLVERWGRSLARHPRWQALRIGPPGGLRGLEEELRRHWWNPALSLEQELDRRCPGLGHELFEALRGPHSRGRWAVRAAFALYGPRAPEWLSEEPLRVVDELLRRVQQLEQRAGTGARQGGTRTASGGEGPEPRGQSGDRRSEGAGSHQSDATGRRAGGSSGGGARQQGTRQQGARQQGDGQRPPHGAGQRAQPGDGQRAPHDGGGHHQGQQRTGTHPPGSRRAASADPRAEALALLGLEAGATAAAIKRAYRRLAKAHHPDLGGDAEAFRRLDAAYRLLR, translated from the coding sequence ATGGGCTTCGATCCTCGCCGCTGGCGACCCTCCTCCGGTTCCCGGCCGCTGACCACCAACGTCGAGGCGCTGCTGGCGGAGAACGAGGCGCTGCGCCGGGAGGTGCGCTCCCTGCGTCTGCAGCTGGAGGCCTTTCTGCAGGGGGCACCGGATCCATCCGGCCCCTGGGAGCCGATGGGGGCTCCGCCCCGGGAGGACCCTGCCGCCTCGGCTGAGGCCGGCGGGGCCTGGTCGTCCTCGGCCCGCTCGCGGGCCTCGCGGCCGTCCTGGTCGTCGTCGGAGCCGCCGCGCAGCCGCGTCACCGTCGGTTCCTCCCATGGCCTCAGTCCCGACCTGGTGGAACGCTGGGGGCGCTCCCTGGCCCGCCATCCCCGCTGGCAGGCGCTGCGCATCGGGCCGCCCGGGGGTCTGCGGGGTCTGGAGGAGGAGCTGCGGCGCCACTGGTGGAACCCCGCTCTCAGCCTCGAGCAGGAGCTGGACCGCCGCTGTCCCGGCCTGGGCCATGAACTGTTCGAGGCCTTGCGCGGCCCCCACAGCCGCGGCCGCTGGGCGGTGCGGGCGGCCTTTGCTCTCTACGGCCCAAGAGCCCCGGAATGGTTGAGCGAGGAGCCGCTGCGGGTGGTGGACGAGCTGTTGCGGCGGGTGCAGCAGCTGGAGCAGAGGGCCGGCACCGGAGCGCGGCAGGGGGGAACGCGCACCGCCAGCGGTGGCGAGGGGCCGGAGCCTCGGGGGCAATCCGGCGATCGCCGCTCCGAAGGAGCTGGTTCGCATCAGAGTGACGCGACCGGGCGCCGGGCCGGTGGCAGCAGCGGCGGCGGCGCCCGCCAGCAGGGCACACGTCAGCAGGGTGCCCGCCAGCAGGGTGACGGTCAGCGGCCGCCCCATGGGGCCGGTCAACGGGCGCAGCCCGGCGATGGTCAGCGGGCACCGCACGACGGTGGTGGCCATCACCAGGGCCAGCAGCGCACCGGGACCCATCCTCCAGGCAGCCGCCGTGCCGCCTCAGCGGATCCGCGTGCCGAGGCCCTGGCCCTGCTCGGTCTGGAAGCCGGCGCGACGGCGGCGGCGATCAAACGCGCCTACCGGCGCCTGGCCAAGGCCCACCACCCCGACCTCGGCGGCGATGCCGAAGCCTTCCGGCGGCTCGATGCCGCCTACCGCCTGCTGCGATGA
- a CDS encoding shikimate dehydrogenase, whose product MIPPQKQMTGMLGHPVAENPIDRMFDAVYAHHGLPWQFWKNDIASEQDLALAVQALRPLGYKGMAITVPWKVAVIPLLDAVDDDVRAIGAANYMTIEDGRLIGHNNDGKGVVKAIAKVAPLQGQRVVMLGAGGAGRAMAVELAWAGASHLTLITRREEQGREVAETVTRASGVPAEWLPWQGEVAVPAGTTLLMNATHLGCAPELEPVPMLWNTVDPGCVVVDVITNPRITPFLATARERGCPIVDGVEMLVQLAMQIFEQWTGVTPEEGVFQRAVAEALGEPGRGAA is encoded by the coding sequence TTGATTCCTCCACAGAAGCAGATGACCGGCATGCTCGGCCATCCGGTCGCCGAGAACCCGATCGACCGGATGTTCGATGCGGTCTACGCCCACCACGGCCTGCCCTGGCAGTTCTGGAAGAACGACATCGCCAGTGAGCAGGACCTGGCCCTGGCGGTGCAGGCGCTGCGGCCGCTGGGATACAAGGGCATGGCGATCACGGTGCCCTGGAAAGTGGCCGTGATCCCGCTGCTCGATGCCGTCGATGACGACGTGCGTGCGATCGGCGCCGCCAACTACATGACGATCGAGGACGGCCGCCTGATCGGCCACAACAACGACGGCAAGGGGGTGGTGAAGGCGATCGCGAAGGTGGCACCGCTCCAGGGCCAGCGGGTGGTGATGCTCGGGGCCGGCGGCGCCGGCCGGGCCATGGCGGTGGAGCTCGCCTGGGCCGGGGCGTCCCATCTCACTCTGATCACCCGCCGCGAGGAACAGGGCCGCGAGGTGGCCGAGACCGTGACGCGCGCCTCCGGAGTGCCGGCGGAATGGCTCCCCTGGCAGGGGGAGGTGGCGGTTCCGGCGGGCACCACCCTGCTGATGAACGCCACCCACCTGGGCTGCGCCCCCGAGCTGGAGCCGGTGCCCATGCTGTGGAACACGGTCGATCCCGGCTGTGTGGTGGTGGATGTGATCACCAATCCGCGGATCACACCCTTCCTGGCGACGGCCCGCGAGCGGGGCTGCCCGATCGTCGACGGGGTGGAGATGCTGGTGCAGCTGGCGATGCAGATCTTCGAGCAGTGGACCGGTGTCACCCCGGAGGAGGGGGTGTTTCAGCGGGCGGTGGCCGAGGCCCTGGGCGAACCCGGCCGCGGGGCGGCCTGA
- a CDS encoding CDGSH iron-sulfur domain-containing protein has translation MAVTPAQNAGPVRLDLPAGVHHLCSCGRSRHGWFCDGAHLGTGRVSHELRLQQATTVLLCGCGRSRAYPLCDGHHARPKQRRWWWPWD, from the coding sequence ATGGCGGTCACACCCGCTCAGAACGCCGGCCCGGTGCGGCTGGACCTGCCGGCGGGGGTGCACCACCTGTGCAGTTGTGGGCGCAGCCGCCACGGCTGGTTCTGCGATGGCGCCCATCTGGGCACGGGTCGCGTCTCCCATGAGCTGCGCCTGCAGCAGGCCACCACGGTGCTGCTCTGCGGCTGCGGCCGCTCCCGCGCCTATCCGCTCTGCGACGGCCACCACGCCAGGCCGAAGCAGCGCCGCTGGTGGTGGCCCTGGGACTGA
- a CDS encoding sensor domain-containing diguanylate cyclase, which translates to MDSSLRYPIPADELQRLRELERYGVIDSPSDEHFERIVELASLIFAVPITAISLVEQDRQWFLCNLGLEASETPRDQAFCAHAIATDGVMVVPDATADPRFRSNPLVTAAPHIRFYAGAPLHSPEGHNLGTLCVIDRKPRQITAQQERQLALLAEMVMHEIELRRQARLCPVTGLPTRRTFLTIGGHEISRARREQLPLSLLCVDIDNLRSVNNRWGHHAGDQLLQGVVALLRGVMREQDYVARLGDGEFALLLVGLEGHGALELAEALRQAVTALPGAHSHSDFQLHISGGLTSLASGDRDIEDLLRRADQALALAKANGRNQIASLFANP; encoded by the coding sequence ATGGACTCCTCCCTGCGCTATCCGATCCCCGCCGACGAGCTGCAGCGTCTGCGGGAGCTGGAGCGCTACGGCGTCATCGACAGCCCCAGCGATGAGCATTTCGAGCGCATCGTTGAGCTGGCCAGCCTGATCTTCGCGGTGCCGATCACGGCGATCTCGCTGGTGGAGCAGGACCGCCAGTGGTTTCTCTGCAATCTCGGACTGGAGGCGAGTGAAACGCCCCGCGATCAGGCCTTCTGTGCCCATGCCATCGCCACCGATGGCGTGATGGTGGTTCCGGATGCCACTGCCGATCCCCGCTTCCGCAGCAATCCGCTCGTCACCGCCGCTCCCCACATCCGCTTCTACGCGGGTGCGCCGCTTCACAGCCCCGAGGGTCACAATCTCGGCACCCTCTGCGTGATCGATCGCAAGCCGCGGCAGATCACGGCACAGCAGGAGCGCCAGCTGGCCCTCCTGGCCGAGATGGTGATGCATGAGATCGAGCTGCGCCGCCAGGCCCGCCTCTGTCCGGTCACCGGCCTTCCCACCCGCCGCACCTTCCTCACCATCGGTGGCCACGAGATCAGCCGTGCCCGCCGCGAGCAGCTGCCCCTGTCGCTGCTCTGCGTCGACATCGACAACCTGCGGTCGGTGAACAACCGCTGGGGCCACCACGCCGGCGACCAGCTGCTGCAGGGTGTGGTGGCTCTGCTGCGGGGGGTGATGCGCGAGCAGGACTATGTCGCCCGCCTCGGCGATGGCGAGTTCGCCCTGCTGCTGGTGGGCCTGGAGGGCCATGGCGCGCTGGAGCTGGCCGAGGCGCTGCGCCAGGCCGTCACCGCCCTGCCCGGCGCTCACAGCCACTCCGACTTTCAGCTGCACATCAGTGGCGGCCTCACCAGCCTCGCCTCGGGAGACCGGGACATCGAGGACCTGCTGCGTCGCGCCGATCAGGCCCTGGCCCTGGCCAAGGCCAACGGCCGCAACCAGATCGCCAGCCTGTTCGCCAATCCCTGA
- a CDS encoding IS5 family transposase — translation MYRRHNNGQISIKEFHLPFGGTLDPENRWVQLEGLMPWDELEQAYAPQFNATIGAPAKSVRMAFGALYIKQKLGLTDEETVHQIRENAYMQFFLGFAGYTAKAPFDASMMVHFRKRFSDEDLRRINELVVQRGKEILLEALAQVADDDDHDDPDSRGGGAQLELDALIKPADWPEGKNWGTLTIDASCTPADITYPRDLRLLSEARTTTERVIDDLCSQSSGFRRHRPRYDRGLARAHFLRVAKQKRPRRRKVKAAIKHQLGYVRQNLKAIDALIGCGATLSELKRHWWQKLLACSELERQQGLLLASQTNSIPDRLVNLVQTHIRPMVRGKARAAVEFGAKISVSVQNGFPFLHRISWNPYNEGEDLIAQAEKYKLDTGSYPERICADRIYITAKNRHFCMRNGIRLSGKRLGRPPKDPDVTTAHKQQLRSDQARRNEVEGVFGYGKRKYSLDLIMVRLPAGAESSISMAFVVMCAEKVLRLLRLFFALLFGWIYSFLMAWSAIRAPAVICKPDF, via the coding sequence ATGTACCGGAGGCACAATAACGGTCAGATCTCAATCAAGGAGTTCCACCTGCCATTTGGCGGCACACTTGATCCCGAGAATCGCTGGGTTCAACTGGAGGGGCTGATGCCATGGGATGAGCTGGAACAAGCCTATGCCCCTCAATTCAACGCCACAATTGGCGCTCCAGCCAAATCAGTGCGGATGGCCTTTGGTGCTCTCTACATCAAACAGAAGTTGGGGTTAACCGACGAAGAGACTGTCCATCAGATCAGAGAGAACGCCTATATGCAGTTCTTTCTCGGCTTTGCGGGTTACACAGCCAAGGCACCGTTTGATGCCTCGATGATGGTGCATTTTCGCAAACGCTTTTCTGACGAGGATCTGCGCCGTATCAATGAGCTGGTGGTGCAGCGCGGCAAAGAGATCCTTCTGGAAGCACTTGCTCAGGTAGCAGACGATGACGACCATGATGATCCTGATTCCAGAGGAGGAGGCGCTCAGCTGGAACTTGATGCGTTGATCAAGCCTGCTGACTGGCCAGAAGGAAAGAATTGGGGCACTCTCACGATTGATGCTAGTTGCACTCCTGCCGACATTACCTATCCCAGAGACCTCAGGCTCCTCAGCGAGGCTCGCACAACGACCGAGCGAGTCATTGATGATCTGTGCAGTCAGTCATCGGGATTCAGGAGACATCGACCTCGCTACGACCGTGGCCTTGCTCGTGCTCATTTCCTGAGAGTGGCGAAGCAAAAACGGCCACGCCGCCGAAAAGTGAAGGCTGCCATTAAACATCAGCTTGGATATGTGCGGCAGAATCTCAAAGCCATTGATGCTCTGATCGGCTGTGGGGCAACGCTTTCTGAGCTCAAGAGGCATTGGTGGCAGAAGTTGTTGGCCTGCAGCGAGTTGGAGCGGCAGCAGGGCCTTCTGCTCGCCTCTCAGACCAACAGCATTCCAGACCGCCTGGTGAATCTTGTGCAGACCCATATCCGCCCAATGGTGCGAGGCAAAGCACGTGCTGCGGTGGAGTTTGGTGCCAAAATCAGTGTTTCGGTTCAAAACGGCTTTCCGTTCTTGCACCGCATCAGCTGGAACCCCTACAACGAAGGAGAAGACCTGATCGCTCAGGCGGAAAAATACAAGCTGGATACAGGATCTTACCCAGAGCGCATCTGCGCCGACCGGATTTATATCACGGCCAAGAATAGGCATTTCTGCATGAGGAACGGTATTCGCCTCTCCGGCAAGCGATTGGGCCGCCCGCCCAAGGATCCTGATGTCACCACTGCACACAAGCAGCAGCTCCGATCTGATCAAGCTCGACGCAATGAAGTGGAAGGCGTCTTTGGATATGGAAAGCGCAAGTATTCCCTGGATCTGATCATGGTTCGTCTACCAGCTGGTGCCGAATCCTCCATCTCGATGGCCTTTGTCGTGATGTGCGCGGAAAAGGTCTTGAGGCTGCTGCGCCTCTTTTTTGCCCTTCTTTTTGGGTGGATCTACAGCTTTCTTATGGCCTGGTCAGCGATCAGAGCTCCTGCGGTCATCTGCAAGCCAGACTTTTGA
- a CDS encoding NAD(P)-dependent oxidoreductase: MVGSPFQADNLYGWAKLIGEMTLAAYYKKYGMRSVACRYFTVYGPRCGESHAIMAMIGRALRREDPFIVWGNGEQVRNWTHVDDIVSGTLLAAERISDAHAINLGTMERIRVIDVARETLGYFGHDPVIKLLPHQPTGPLNRVADNSLAAKLLGWRPCVAFSNGLQETIEWRKACRLFNSC, from the coding sequence ATGGTCGGCTCTCCTTTCCAAGCGGATAATCTTTACGGCTGGGCTAAGCTGATAGGTGAAATGACGCTGGCTGCCTACTACAAAAAGTATGGCATGAGATCGGTGGCTTGTCGTTATTTTACCGTCTATGGTCCGCGATGTGGAGAGAGTCATGCCATTATGGCAATGATTGGCAGAGCGCTTCGTCGAGAAGATCCATTTATTGTTTGGGGGAATGGTGAGCAGGTGCGAAACTGGACCCATGTGGACGACATTGTGTCAGGTACTCTTTTGGCGGCTGAACGCATTAGCGATGCACATGCAATTAACCTAGGTACGATGGAACGCATTAGGGTTATTGATGTTGCGAGGGAAACCCTTGGATACTTTGGGCATGATCCAGTGATCAAGTTATTACCGCACCAGCCTACGGGCCCTTTGAACCGCGTTGCCGATAACAGCTTGGCTGCGAAGTTGCTCGGATGGAGGCCCTGTGTTGCATTCTCTAATGGTTTGCAGGAGACAATCGAATGGCGAAAGGCATGTCGTCTTTTCAATAGTTGCTAG
- a CDS encoding IS5 family transposase: MIRASKTRRQRFLDEMEATVPWDPFLALISPVYHRPSAKGGRPPFPLEVMLRIHLLQQWFTLSDPLMEEMLIDTPCFRRFAGIDMVEDRIPDETTILNFRHLLEENRIAEQILETVNQSLREKGVMLKEGTILDATIINAPSSTKNKTGERDPEMHSVAKGNQWFFGMRCHIGVDAASGLVHSVVSTAANVHELNTAPDRVHGEERVIYGDSGHIGIEKREAFKDCEAEMRIAMKPGQRRVLPDTPEGRLLDLMEAAKAHVRAKVEHPFRIIKCQFGFRKVFYRGIRKNNLKLTMLFALANLWMVRERCPSTA, translated from the coding sequence TTGATCAGAGCTTCCAAAACGCGCCGGCAGCGCTTCCTCGATGAGATGGAAGCCACAGTGCCCTGGGATCCTTTCCTGGCCTTGATTTCGCCTGTGTACCACAGGCCTTCTGCCAAGGGCGGGCGCCCACCGTTTCCGCTGGAGGTGATGCTGCGCATCCACCTGCTGCAGCAGTGGTTCACGCTTTCCGATCCCTTGATGGAGGAGATGCTGATCGATACCCCCTGCTTCCGCCGCTTTGCTGGGATCGACATGGTTGAGGACCGGATCCCTGACGAGACGACGATCCTGAACTTCCGCCACCTCCTGGAAGAGAATCGGATAGCAGAGCAGATCCTGGAGACGGTGAACCAGAGCCTGCGGGAGAAGGGCGTGATGCTTAAGGAGGGTACGATCCTCGATGCCACAATCATCAACGCTCCCAGTTCAACCAAGAACAAGACGGGCGAGCGGGATCCTGAAATGCACTCGGTGGCCAAAGGCAACCAGTGGTTCTTTGGGATGCGGTGCCACATCGGTGTGGATGCAGCCTCGGGTCTGGTCCATTCCGTGGTGAGCACGGCTGCCAACGTCCATGAGCTGAACACGGCACCCGATCGCGTCCATGGCGAGGAACGCGTGATCTACGGCGACTCTGGCCACATCGGCATCGAAAAGCGTGAGGCGTTCAAGGACTGCGAAGCAGAGATGCGCATCGCCATGAAGCCCGGACAGCGCCGAGTTCTACCGGACACCCCAGAGGGAAGACTGCTGGATCTGATGGAGGCGGCGAAAGCACATGTCAGGGCAAAGGTGGAGCATCCATTTCGGATCATCAAGTGCCAGTTTGGATTTCGGAAGGTCTTCTACCGAGGCATCCGCAAGAACAACCTCAAGCTGACGATGCTGTTTGCCCTCGCCAATCTCTGGATGGTGCGCGAACGTTGTCCTTCTACAGCGTAA
- a CDS encoding IS5 family transposase produces the protein MSRPLNAYENRIAEQILETVNQSLREKGVMLKEGTILDATIINAPSSTKNKTGERDPEMHSVAKGNQWFFGMRCHIGVDAASGLVHSVVSTAANVHELNTAPDRVHGEERVIYGDSGHIGIEKREAFKDCEAEMRIAMKPGQRRVLPDTPEGRLLDLMEAAKAHVRAKVEHPFRIIKCQFGFRKVFYRGIRKNNLKLTMLFALANLWMVRERCPSTA, from the coding sequence GTGTCCCGACCCCTGAACGCTTACGAGAATCGGATAGCAGAGCAGATCCTGGAGACGGTGAACCAGAGCCTGCGGGAGAAGGGCGTGATGCTTAAGGAGGGTACGATCCTCGATGCCACAATCATCAACGCTCCCAGTTCAACCAAGAACAAGACGGGCGAGCGGGATCCTGAAATGCACTCGGTGGCCAAAGGCAACCAGTGGTTCTTTGGGATGCGGTGCCACATCGGTGTGGATGCAGCCTCGGGTCTGGTCCATTCCGTGGTGAGCACGGCTGCCAACGTCCATGAGCTGAACACGGCACCCGATCGCGTCCATGGCGAGGAACGCGTGATCTACGGCGACTCTGGCCACATCGGCATCGAAAAGCGTGAGGCGTTCAAGGACTGCGAAGCAGAGATGCGCATCGCCATGAAGCCCGGACAGCGCCGAGTTCTACCGGACACCCCAGAGGGAAGACTGCTGGATCTGATGGAGGCGGCGAAAGCACATGTCAGGGCAAAGGTGGAGCATCCATTTCGGATCATCAAGTGCCAGTTTGGATTTCGGAAGGTCTTCTACCGAGGCATCCGCAAGAACAACCTCAAGCTGACGATGCTGTTTGCCCTCGCCAATCTCTGGATGGTGCGCGAACGTTGTCCTTCTACAGCGTAA